TAACCCAAGCTGCTAGTGAGATTGTTCGTCCGGTTCATGAACGAATGCCGATTATTTTATCTACTTCGGTCTATTCCCAATGGCTAGATCCAACTCTTAAAGATTCTGAAACGATTTTATCATTAGTTGAACAAAATCCTGACTTAATTGTTTATCCCGTCAGTGCTAATGTTAATCGGACAAACTATAATCAACCGGACTGTATTCAACCTATATTAGAAGTTGAGTTGAGGTAATTTTAAATATCATGAAACGATTAATTGATGGGATTAATCCACTACTAACTGGGAAGTATAGCTATAGTTTATTCGGGTCTTTTTTGCTAATTAGCCCGATCCTACTATCACAATTTAGCAGCATTCCCCTTGCACCTAAACTCACTTTCCCCCAACCCTCAGATATTTTAGATAATGGCTGTGTACCCCCTTTAGAAAATGACATTGTGTGGGTATTTTCCTGGTCTGAAATTCCCAATGCAACAGCCTATCATTTGTATGTAATGGGAACGAATGCCTTAAATCCAGTTATTAATAATTCTAACTTAACATCTACAGATTATATTAGCAAAAGTAGGGCCTATATAGCCGATCAAAACCGGATGGGATGGAAATGGAAAGTCAGAGCGATGGTAAACGGTGAATGGGGGAATTGGAGTCAAGAACAAGTGTTTGATGTAGAGCCATTAAACACCGATTGCTTAGAAAACTTTACTCCCCCAAAATGACAAAAAAACAATCAATCAATATTAATCGTTTGTAACCCTTCATTAACCGTAATGGCAATTTTACCAACGGTTCTTCCCATTTCGCTATAAGTATGAGCTTCAGCAATATCACTTAAGGAATAAGTTCGATCAATCACTGTTTTAACCTTACCCGCTTCGATCAAATCTCGCAGCGCATCTAAATCTCGACGGCTAGGTTGAGCTAATACTAATTTACATTTTTGACTCGAAAACAATAAGGTTTGTAGGGTCGCTCCCATATTATCAACCGTTGGTACAGTCGAGATATAAATTCCATCCGATTGTAGAACTTTTTGACAATTAAAAAAGGACTGTTTACCCACCGCATCAAAAATAATATCATATTGAATTTCTTGCAGGGTAAAATCCTCTTGGGTATAGTCAATAACCGTATGCGCTCCTAAACGTTTAACAAAATCAACGTTAGCCGTCCCGCAAACCCCCGTGACATCGGCATTCATCGCCACAGCAATTTGCACCGCAAAGGTTCCGACACCGCCAGACGCCCCATTAATTAATACCCGTTGTCCCGGTCGCAATTGACCTAAATCTAATAACCCCTGTAAAGCCGTCAGACCCGCTACAGGAACCGTTGCTGCTTCGGTATAGGATATATTTTGGGGCTTATAGCTGACGTTGGCTGCGGGGACAGCCACATACTCCCCATAGGCGCCTCCAAATAACGGGTTAACGAAGGTATAAACTTGATCGCCAACCCGCCAGCGCGTTGCTTGTTCTCCCACTTCTACAATTTCTCCTGATAAATCAGAGCCTAAAACTTTAGGGAAATTGTAGCCGGATAGCGGTTGTAATAATCCCTGTCTAATTTTCCAATCCACAGGATTAACACTACTGGCATGAATTTTGACTAAAACTTGATCCGGCTTAATACTTGGGGTAGAAATATCTTCATACCGAAGAACATCAGGTGATCCATATTGATAAATAACAATTGCTTTCATAAACTGTTAACAGAAATAGAACACCTGTCAGCTTAACACAAACTTCTTAAACTGGGGATTAAGGTTTCATTTTTTGCTTTGATTATTTCAA
Above is a window of Planktothrix serta PCC 8927 DNA encoding:
- a CDS encoding NAD(P)-dependent alcohol dehydrogenase, whose product is MKAIVIYQYGSPDVLRYEDISTPSIKPDQVLVKIHASSVNPVDWKIRQGLLQPLSGYNFPKVLGSDLSGEIVEVGEQATRWRVGDQVYTFVNPLFGGAYGEYVAVPAANVSYKPQNISYTEAATVPVAGLTALQGLLDLGQLRPGQRVLINGASGGVGTFAVQIAVAMNADVTGVCGTANVDFVKRLGAHTVIDYTQEDFTLQEIQYDIIFDAVGKQSFFNCQKVLQSDGIYISTVPTVDNMGATLQTLLFSSQKCKLVLAQPSRRDLDALRDLIEAGKVKTVIDRTYSLSDIAEAHTYSEMGRTVGKIAITVNEGLQTINID